In Pedobacter heparinus DSM 2366, the following are encoded in one genomic region:
- a CDS encoding CinA family protein yields the protein MKKYIDDADLKRCGKLLIQHQLTIAFAESATAGRISAEFAMVPDAGKFLKGGIVCYDADLKCSLLKVPKKQLKEFTPESETVTRSITQGIQKLIPADIHIGCTGLTAPGGSETPWKPVGTMFLHGIQGQQQILDERIVFQGNPDEIISQTITFLARQLHQYLKAKNK from the coding sequence ATGAAAAAATACATAGATGACGCAGATTTAAAACGATGCGGTAAATTACTGATCCAGCATCAACTGACCATCGCCTTCGCTGAAAGCGCGACCGCGGGCCGCATCAGCGCTGAATTCGCCATGGTACCTGATGCCGGTAAATTTCTAAAAGGCGGCATCGTCTGTTACGATGCGGATTTAAAATGCAGTTTGCTTAAAGTCCCTAAAAAACAGCTCAAAGAATTTACCCCTGAATCCGAAACTGTCACCCGCTCGATCACCCAAGGAATTCAAAAATTAATTCCAGCCGACATTCACATTGGCTGCACAGGACTCACTGCGCCGGGCGGAAGCGAAACCCCATGGAAACCCGTAGGAACTATGTTCCTTCATGGAATCCAAGGGCAACAGCAAATTCTTGACGAAAGAATCGTCTTCCAGGGAAATCCAGACGAGATTATATCACAAACGATCACCTTTCTGGCCAGGCAGCTGCATCAATACCTAAAGGCAAAAAATAAGTAA
- a CDS encoding glycoside hydrolase family 28 protein, whose translation MIRTVKLKLLVSLFMIAAFTNFVKAADFNILKYGAIGDGTTLNTEAIQKAIDACYQSGGGKVIFPEGRFLSGTIVLKDNITIHFERNAVLLGSTDLKDYRNLDPFTEGLGIDVGWALLVAVDARNIGLEGEGTIDGQGSAIKEKHILTDTRPEGQRWGLRPFLVRIVRCDGVTVNGVTLKYAGAWTSHYFQSKNLHIENVKIMSVGVAHNDGIGIDGCQDVVIKNCDVVSGDDALVFKTTSSKMACRNIEVSGLRLKSSQAGIKMGTESMAAFENIKISKCHIYETRNGGIKLLTVDGANLRNVEISDITMEDVRTPMLFRLGSRLSVFRKTSDTKQPTGTFENVVIRNVKANAAANAQLMPPSGILITGVPGHYITGLTLENIEISLAGGGLAEHARQAVPEAIDQYPEVKTFGPRVPAYGVWARHVKGLKLKNVKFNLDHNDLRPALVCEDGIDIEVSEWKLPETSGAESIIRLENVQNAIVKNISGKVTAKKFVLVEGNSKNVSLKDNKISGTTN comes from the coding sequence ATGATCCGAACGGTTAAATTGAAATTACTGGTTAGTTTATTCATGATTGCAGCTTTTACAAATTTTGTAAAGGCTGCTGATTTTAACATTTTGAAATATGGGGCTATTGGCGATGGCACTACACTCAATACGGAAGCGATACAAAAAGCTATTGATGCCTGTTATCAATCCGGTGGGGGTAAAGTGATCTTTCCTGAAGGAAGGTTCCTTTCAGGCACCATCGTACTTAAAGATAACATTACCATTCATTTTGAAAGAAATGCAGTGTTGCTGGGCAGTACTGATCTGAAGGATTACAGAAACCTTGACCCCTTTACTGAAGGACTGGGCATTGATGTGGGCTGGGCTTTACTGGTTGCTGTTGATGCCAGGAATATAGGACTGGAAGGCGAGGGAACTATAGACGGGCAGGGATCTGCTATAAAGGAAAAGCACATTTTAACAGATACCCGACCGGAAGGACAACGCTGGGGGCTAAGGCCATTTTTGGTACGCATTGTACGATGTGACGGGGTGACTGTGAATGGCGTTACACTTAAATATGCAGGTGCCTGGACATCGCACTATTTCCAGAGTAAAAACCTACACATAGAAAATGTAAAGATCATGAGCGTTGGGGTAGCACATAATGATGGGATAGGCATTGACGGCTGTCAGGATGTAGTGATCAAAAACTGTGATGTGGTGAGCGGAGATGACGCACTGGTATTTAAAACTACCTCCAGTAAAATGGCCTGCAGAAATATAGAGGTAAGCGGATTGCGCCTGAAAAGCAGTCAGGCCGGGATAAAAATGGGAACAGAATCTATGGCTGCTTTCGAGAACATTAAAATTTCTAAATGCCATATTTATGAAACCAGGAACGGGGGAATTAAGTTGCTTACCGTAGATGGTGCAAATCTACGCAATGTAGAGATCTCAGACATTACGATGGAAGATGTGAGGACACCTATGCTGTTTCGTCTGGGATCCAGGTTAAGTGTTTTTCGCAAAACAAGTGACACTAAACAACCTACAGGTACATTTGAAAATGTAGTGATCAGAAATGTTAAGGCCAATGCTGCTGCAAATGCCCAGTTAATGCCGCCATCCGGTATTTTAATCACAGGGGTTCCCGGTCACTACATCACTGGTTTAACATTGGAGAATATTGAGATCAGTCTGGCCGGTGGAGGTTTGGCAGAACATGCCCGTCAGGCTGTACCAGAAGCTATTGACCAGTATCCCGAAGTGAAGACCTTTGGCCCTCGTGTGCCTGCATATGGTGTTTGGGCAAGGCATGTAAAAGGATTGAAGCTTAAAAATGTGAAATTTAATCTTGATCACAATGATCTTAGACCAGCATTGGTGTGTGAGGATGGTATAGACATTGAAGTGTCCGAATGGAAGCTTCCTGAAACTTCTGGTGCTGAATCGATCATCAGACTGGAAAATGTTCAAAATGCAATCGTAAAAAACATTTCTGGTAAGGTTACTGCCAAAAAATTTGTGCTGGTTGAAGGAAATAGCAAAAACGTCAGCCTTAAGGACAACAAAATTTCGGGTACCACCAATTAA
- a CDS encoding glycoside hydrolase family 130 protein: protein MKDLAQRFPENPLLLPKDLSPSASGLQIICLLNPGVFRFEGKTWLLVRVAESVKQVEGWAFIPLLNDEGILEIIEVPLNDPDLIASDPRVFNYQGLDYLTTVSHLRLLSSEDGVHFQEEAGYPGIFGQGKLERFSIEDCRVVLLDGKYYLTYTAVSDNGVGVGMQITTDWKHFERKGMILPPHNKDVALFEEKINGKFYALHRPSSKDIGGNYIWLAESPDGLHWGNHQCIIKSRPGMWDSARVGAGAAPIKTEHGWLEIYHGADAEHRYCLGALLLDLHDPSIVLARSIEPIMVPTEKYELSGFFGFVVFTNGHVVEGDRLTIYYGAADEFVCGAHFSINEILGSLGFGVFPGV, encoded by the coding sequence ATGAAAGATCTTGCCCAACGTTTTCCTGAAAATCCCCTGCTGCTACCCAAAGATCTCAGTCCGAGTGCCTCAGGGTTGCAGATCATTTGCCTGCTGAATCCTGGGGTATTCAGGTTTGAAGGAAAAACATGGTTGCTGGTTCGCGTAGCAGAAAGTGTAAAACAGGTAGAAGGTTGGGCCTTTATCCCCTTGCTGAATGATGAAGGCATACTGGAAATCATCGAGGTGCCCTTAAATGATCCTGATCTGATCGCATCTGATCCACGGGTGTTCAATTACCAGGGCCTGGATTACCTGACCACCGTTTCTCACCTCAGGTTGCTGAGCAGTGAAGATGGTGTTCACTTTCAGGAAGAAGCAGGTTACCCGGGTATTTTCGGACAGGGTAAGCTGGAAAGATTTAGTATTGAAGATTGTCGTGTCGTCCTTCTGGATGGAAAATATTACCTCACCTATACCGCTGTATCTGATAACGGAGTAGGAGTAGGCATGCAGATCACTACAGATTGGAAACATTTTGAGCGTAAAGGAATGATTTTACCTCCGCACAATAAGGATGTGGCTCTTTTCGAGGAAAAGATCAACGGAAAGTTTTACGCTTTACACAGGCCCAGCAGTAAGGACATCGGGGGCAATTACATCTGGCTGGCGGAATCTCCGGATGGCCTGCACTGGGGCAATCATCAATGTATCATCAAATCCAGGCCGGGTATGTGGGACAGTGCAAGGGTCGGAGCCGGTGCTGCACCCATCAAAACTGAACATGGCTGGCTGGAAATTTACCATGGAGCCGATGCTGAACACCGGTATTGCCTTGGCGCACTGTTGCTGGATCTGCACGATCCTTCCATTGTACTGGCCAGAAGTATTGAACCAATCATGGTACCTACAGAGAAATATGAACTCAGCGGGTTTTTCGGATTTGTGGTGTTCACTAATGGTCATGTAGTGGAAGGTGACCGGCTAACCATTTATTATGGTGCTGCTGATGAGTTTGTTTGCGGCGCCCATTTTTCGATCAATGAAATCCTGGGGTCTCTGGGCTTTGGTGTGTTCCCGGGCGTTTGA
- a CDS encoding DUF3606 domain-containing protein, which translates to MAKKGAKVERSQVNSSQPYEVKYLADKLGVSSQAITGAKRATGSSDRKDIEAYLKNKQSKSKK; encoded by the coding sequence ATGGCAAAAAAAGGTGCAAAAGTGGAACGGAGTCAGGTGAACTCTTCCCAACCCTACGAAGTGAAGTATCTGGCAGATAAGCTGGGCGTAAGCAGTCAGGCGATAACCGGGGCTAAACGAGCTACTGGTTCCAGTGACCGCAAGGACATAGAAGCCTATCTGAAAAATAAGCAAAGTAAAAGTAAAAAATAG
- a CDS encoding ArsR/SmtB family transcription factor, translating to MQHPNLDAFQVIADGSRREILHMLTEGSMSINAIAGKFEISRPAISKHIKILEHAGFLTIEDSGRERFCMLSQQGFTELRDWLEYYDNFWKQKLTKLESLMDAGHKEGDL from the coding sequence ATGCAACATCCTAATTTAGACGCTTTTCAGGTAATTGCAGATGGGAGCAGGCGGGAGATCCTGCATATGTTGACAGAAGGTAGTATGAGCATCAATGCCATAGCAGGAAAGTTCGAGATCAGCAGACCTGCGATTTCCAAGCATATCAAAATTTTGGAGCATGCCGGGTTTTTGACAATTGAAGATAGTGGGAGGGAGCGTTTTTGTATGCTCAGCCAGCAGGGATTTACTGAACTCCGGGACTGGCTGGAATATTATGATAACTTTTGGAAACAGAAACTGACTAAACTCGAAAGCCTAATGGATGCAGGTCACAAAGAGGGAGATTTATAA
- a CDS encoding sensor histidine kinase, whose amino-acid sequence MRYALILLVYLASFSGGYAQPLINLNDSSPYSNIGRSVSYLEDKTGGLNLAAVKALDKGGRFLKSDAEILAFGNRRSAFWMKLNYFNKSDGKAFLVIDVPNVESIDLYADLPGGHQLHLHTGSLSVKMKRVVASNNYIFDLGGADDIHPGIQTVYIRVKTNNILLLPVKLVTAETLIAESALKTRFEAMYIGALIILFFFNLFLYLSFKDHIYFIYSIYVGSLFIYLIFYIRGYGYVFGTNFRAFINLYPHIFLSVSCLASALFSINYLELKKRIPGVIRIYNVLIFCWLVILVLSILGYKSAISGIVNYLLMLSSVFLWINGFLSYRTGHKAALYYILAWAFVCIPILFVTLTLSGVFAYHDYTFYIVPAGTTIELLLLSFALGDRFNTIRKQNIRLITTQKERLEKLVQGRTLKLNESVKMLKERTLKLNETIETLEETNAVKNKLFSIIAHDLRSPFNSLLSIFSLKDMNLLTFEDLKMLLNESRKSIDTIHNTLNNLLYWAKSQMEGVTAFPSNLDLKEMISNLLLVYQPLITRKSIGIAFLADQHIEVYADENQIQLVMRNLIDNAIKFTPFQQNITISLKKDATHAHIIVTNPVSGAVAINQDTFSSGKIHNPAYGTANEKGVGLGLHLCREYIQQNGGELIVELRSDQVSFSFSLPIAM is encoded by the coding sequence ATGCGCTACGCTCTGATTTTGCTAGTTTATCTGGCCTCGTTTAGTGGGGGCTATGCTCAGCCATTGATCAATCTCAATGACAGTTCACCCTATTCTAATATTGGCAGGTCTGTCAGCTATCTGGAGGATAAAACAGGCGGGTTAAATCTTGCTGCTGTAAAAGCATTGGATAAAGGGGGTAGATTTTTAAAATCGGATGCTGAGATTTTGGCCTTTGGCAATCGCCGGTCAGCTTTTTGGATGAAACTCAATTACTTCAATAAAAGTGATGGAAAGGCATTTTTAGTAATAGATGTCCCAAATGTGGAATCTATTGATCTGTATGCTGATTTGCCAGGTGGCCATCAGTTACACCTGCATACGGGAAGCCTCTCTGTTAAAATGAAAAGGGTAGTGGCCTCAAACAATTACATTTTTGATTTGGGAGGTGCCGATGACATCCACCCCGGCATTCAAACCGTTTATATCCGGGTAAAAACAAATAATATCCTGCTGTTGCCGGTTAAACTTGTTACAGCAGAAACCCTGATTGCTGAATCGGCGCTTAAAACGCGCTTTGAGGCCATGTATATCGGTGCACTCATCATCTTGTTCTTTTTTAACCTTTTTCTTTATCTGAGTTTTAAAGACCATATTTATTTTATTTACAGCATCTATGTCGGATCCCTGTTTATTTATCTGATCTTCTATATCAGGGGGTATGGATATGTTTTCGGAACTAACTTTCGTGCTTTTATCAATCTTTATCCACATATCTTTCTCAGCGTATCCTGTCTGGCCTCTGCCTTGTTCTCTATCAATTATCTGGAGTTGAAAAAAAGGATCCCCGGTGTGATCCGTATATATAATGTTTTGATCTTTTGCTGGTTGGTTATTCTTGTACTTAGTATATTAGGCTATAAAAGTGCCATATCAGGCATTGTAAATTATCTGTTGATGTTATCCAGCGTTTTTTTATGGATAAATGGCTTCTTGTCCTACCGTACCGGCCATAAAGCAGCCTTATATTATATACTGGCCTGGGCTTTTGTCTGCATTCCAATTTTATTTGTTACACTTACTTTATCAGGTGTATTTGCTTACCATGATTATACCTTTTACATTGTCCCCGCCGGTACTACCATTGAACTGCTGCTGCTGTCTTTTGCGCTGGGCGACCGGTTCAATACCATCAGAAAACAGAATATAAGGTTGATTACTACGCAAAAAGAAAGACTGGAGAAACTGGTACAGGGCAGGACGCTAAAACTGAACGAGAGTGTTAAAATGTTAAAAGAGCGGACACTAAAACTCAATGAAACCATAGAGACCCTGGAAGAAACCAATGCCGTAAAAAATAAACTTTTCTCTATCATAGCGCATGATCTGCGCAGTCCTTTTAACAGTCTTTTGAGTATTTTCTCGCTCAAAGATATGAACCTGCTTACGTTTGAAGACCTTAAAATGTTACTGAACGAAAGCAGAAAAAGCATTGATACCATTCACAATACGCTAAATAACCTCCTTTACTGGGCAAAAAGCCAAATGGAGGGGGTAACTGCATTTCCTTCAAATCTTGATCTGAAGGAAATGATAAGCAATTTGCTATTGGTATATCAGCCACTTATAACGAGAAAATCAATCGGAATTGCATTTCTTGCAGATCAGCACATAGAAGTTTATGCCGATGAAAACCAGATTCAGCTGGTTATGCGTAACCTGATCGACAATGCAATCAAGTTTACACCCTTTCAGCAAAACATAACCATCTCGCTGAAAAAGGACGCCACACATGCCCATATCATTGTCACTAACCCTGTTTCCGGGGCGGTTGCCATCAATCAGGATACCTTTAGTTCAGGTAAGATACATAATCCAGCGTATGGTACGGCCAATGAAAAAGGTGTTGGGCTAGGCCTGCATTTATGTAGGGAATACATTCAGCAAAACGGTGGAGAACTTATTGTAGAGCTCCGTTCTGATCAGGTATCATTTTCTTTTAGCCTTCCCATAGCCATGTAG
- a CDS encoding DUF4142 domain-containing protein codes for MKAINLPAIIAISFCVLQACQNANKSTREIQSEVIDSSMEAHTITDTTALNRGAGIADFLNEAALGGMEEIELGKIAIEKSANPGIKDFARQMVKDHTKIAERLKVLAEGKKMTLPAALPKTDLDHIAEMKNMQANEFDKHYMGMMVKDHVKTLDLFKSATTSGDTPLQNFAISTLRTLESHYKMATSLNDKLK; via the coding sequence ATGAAAGCAATAAATTTACCGGCTATAATAGCAATTAGTTTTTGTGTGCTGCAGGCATGTCAAAACGCCAATAAAAGCACCAGGGAAATACAATCAGAAGTAATTGATTCGTCAATGGAAGCCCATACCATTACAGATACCACGGCTTTAAACCGGGGCGCAGGTATTGCTGATTTTCTAAACGAAGCTGCCCTTGGGGGTATGGAAGAAATAGAACTCGGAAAAATAGCCATCGAGAAATCAGCGAATCCCGGTATTAAGGATTTTGCCAGACAAATGGTAAAGGACCATACTAAAATTGCTGAAAGACTTAAAGTATTGGCTGAGGGTAAAAAAATGACTTTACCTGCAGCGCTCCCTAAGACCGATCTGGATCACATTGCTGAGATGAAAAACATGCAGGCAAATGAGTTTGATAAGCATTATATGGGCATGATGGTAAAAGACCATGTCAAAACACTGGACCTGTTTAAATCTGCTACAACTTCAGGTGATACGCCATTGCAGAATTTTGCGATCAGTACCTTGCGTACCCTTGAATCTCATTATAAAATGGCCACCAGCTTAAATGACAAGCTGAAATAA
- a CDS encoding ElyC/SanA/YdcF family protein: protein MESKELVREIVKVAKSPDMDKELIEALTSLCFQEESLVPSDVLFVFGSNVQHREIADIISYMLNAELVNQVVITGGVANYNGSFYKKEAESAQIKSYIPIEKYPDKQIYTENKSKNIIENIVEAQKVYSFKNIRSMTFLAHSYATTRAALSLKRFFPSVMLHCIPLPLPTDYLKYPISRQMWWRTAYGRGLVWGEYLRLQTYGQRGDFPIAEIEASLAYIKRIAEQKSLSVA from the coding sequence ATGGAGTCAAAAGAACTAGTCAGAGAAATTGTAAAAGTAGCAAAAAGTCCGGATATGGATAAAGAATTGATTGAGGCATTAACCAGTCTATGCTTTCAGGAAGAAAGCCTGGTTCCATCTGATGTACTTTTTGTTTTTGGCTCCAACGTTCAGCACCGGGAAATTGCTGATATCATTAGCTATATGCTAAATGCGGAACTGGTAAACCAGGTGGTAATTACAGGCGGTGTGGCCAATTATAATGGTTCCTTTTATAAAAAAGAAGCTGAATCAGCCCAGATCAAATCCTACATTCCGATTGAAAAATATCCAGATAAACAAATCTATACAGAAAATAAATCAAAAAACATCATAGAGAACATCGTTGAGGCACAAAAAGTATATTCTTTCAAAAATATCCGGAGTATGACTTTTTTAGCGCATTCTTATGCCACTACGAGAGCTGCCTTATCCTTAAAAAGATTTTTCCCCTCAGTAATGCTGCATTGTATTCCGCTACCGCTTCCTACCGATTATTTAAAATACCCGATCAGCAGGCAAATGTGGTGGAGGACGGCGTATGGCCGCGGGCTGGTATGGGGAGAATATTTAAGGTTACAGACCTACGGACAAAGAGGAGATTTTCCTATAGCCGAAATAGAAGCATCCCTGGCCTATATAAAGCGCATTGCTGAACAAAAATCTTTATCAGTAGCCTGA
- a CDS encoding PAS domain-containing protein produces the protein MINLPVNANPNDAESASFKRIFEENPAPMYIFDLHTHEFLAVNAAALDQYGYQKEEFLSMSALQIRSAQEVERFKKAILEVRAAYSDYGVWKHIRKNGEEFFVHIYAHCNIFQNRVARVVMAIDIDQKVKAENALKEKNEEIADILESITDGFYAMNENWEVTYINKEAERILNCKRTDLLGKNLWEFFPGSKEGRFYQEYKRALEEKISVHFEECYAPLGVWGSMHVYPKKDGLAIYFVDITEQKKNQIEQSRYMNMIEKQNEQLKKISWIQSHELRSPLSNILGLLELVNENSCNADVIEKLKKAAKSLDDVVRNITEHAQKTIN, from the coding sequence ATGATCAATCTCCCTGTTAATGCAAATCCGAACGATGCAGAATCGGCCAGTTTTAAACGAATTTTTGAGGAGAACCCCGCGCCAATGTACATCTTTGATTTACATACTCATGAATTTCTTGCAGTAAACGCAGCAGCTCTAGATCAATACGGATACCAAAAAGAAGAATTCCTATCCATGAGTGCCTTGCAAATCAGGTCAGCACAAGAGGTTGAGCGGTTCAAAAAAGCTATCCTGGAAGTAAGGGCTGCTTATTCCGACTATGGAGTGTGGAAACACATCCGTAAAAATGGCGAAGAGTTCTTCGTTCATATTTATGCACACTGCAATATTTTCCAGAACAGAGTGGCCAGGGTAGTCATGGCAATTGACATCGATCAAAAAGTTAAGGCAGAAAATGCGCTAAAAGAAAAAAACGAAGAGATTGCCGATATTCTGGAAAGCATCACCGATGGCTTTTATGCGATGAACGAAAACTGGGAAGTTACCTACATCAATAAAGAGGCAGAACGGATCCTGAACTGTAAAAGAACCGATCTGTTAGGAAAAAACCTCTGGGAATTTTTTCCCGGATCAAAAGAAGGACGGTTTTATCAGGAATACAAACGTGCGCTAGAGGAAAAAATAAGTGTACATTTTGAAGAATGCTATGCACCTCTTGGCGTTTGGGGATCGATGCATGTATATCCCAAAAAAGACGGCCTGGCCATTTATTTTGTTGACATTACTGAGCAAAAGAAAAATCAGATTGAGCAATCCAGGTACATGAACATGATTGAAAAACAAAACGAACAACTAAAAAAGATATCATGGATACAATCGCACGAGTTGAGGTCCCCGCTTTCCAACATACTGGGCCTTTTAGAGCTGGTCAATGAAAACTCATGCAATGCCGATGTAATAGAAAAATTAAAAAAAGCGGCGAAAAGCCTGGATGATGTAGTACGGAACATAACAGAACACGCACAGAAAACCATAAATTAA
- a CDS encoding SDR family oxidoreductase gives MDSLTTYLPRSVKGKRVLITGGTTGIGRATAILLASQGARIMTFGRNQQPLDETMEAIRRLDQETECLGMIADIADQKDISRIFEMVDSQFKGLDILINNAALSYESIMEGTYMDWQYIVNTNLLGYMACCNEAVKRMKENTSSHIVNIGSISADERGKDSSVYVATKAGIQGFNEALRKEVNELGIKVSLIEPGLVGSDMIEEDSDEQRKKIAAMEMLKAEDIAMSVLYCLSQPQRCDVITLQIRPHLQII, from the coding sequence ATGGATTCATTAACCACATACCTTCCTAGATCAGTTAAAGGAAAAAGAGTACTCATCACCGGTGGAACAACCGGCATCGGGCGCGCAACAGCAATCCTGCTCGCTTCACAAGGCGCCAGGATAATGACTTTTGGCCGTAACCAACAGCCCCTTGATGAAACAATGGAAGCCATCAGAAGGCTCGATCAAGAAACAGAATGCTTAGGTATGATTGCCGATATCGCTGATCAAAAAGACATTAGCAGGATATTTGAAATGGTAGACAGCCAGTTCAAAGGCCTGGATATATTGATCAATAACGCTGCATTATCCTATGAAAGCATCATGGAAGGAACATACATGGACTGGCAATACATCGTCAACACCAACTTGCTGGGTTATATGGCCTGCTGTAATGAAGCTGTAAAACGCATGAAAGAAAACACTTCCAGCCACATTGTCAACATTGGATCCATCAGTGCCGATGAACGTGGCAAAGACAGTTCTGTATACGTAGCTACCAAAGCCGGGATCCAGGGTTTCAACGAAGCGCTCAGAAAAGAAGTGAATGAACTAGGCATCAAGGTGAGCCTCATCGAACCCGGACTGGTCGGATCGGACATGATTGAAGAAGATTCAGATGAACAACGTAAAAAAATAGCAGCTATGGAAATGCTCAAGGCTGAAGACATTGCGATGAGTGTATTGTATTGCCTTTCTCAGCCGCAAAGATGTGACGTCATTACCTTACAGATCAGACCTCACCTGCAAATTATCTAA
- a CDS encoding Ku protein: MRSIWKGSIGFGLVNIPVKLFSGVQNSQLDLDMLDERDHSNIKFKRINEKTQKEVPYDKIVKGYFLKDRYIVLDEHDFEEVKPEKTKVIEIENFVDITEINPVYYETSYYTQPESQGKKAYALLLKALEKSKKAGVARFVLRNTENLCVIHPLNGIIVITKIRFQEEIRDPKELQLKDTVTINPKELQVGLALIKQYTTEFDISAFKNDYSKELLKIIKSKAQGKRATVKKIKTKKAASDDLYDQLMESLSKRA; the protein is encoded by the coding sequence ATGAGATCGATATGGAAAGGATCAATTGGCTTCGGTCTGGTCAATATCCCGGTAAAATTATTTTCAGGGGTGCAAAATAGTCAGCTTGATCTGGATATGCTTGATGAAAGGGACCACAGTAACATTAAATTTAAACGGATAAACGAGAAGACTCAGAAAGAAGTCCCTTATGACAAAATTGTTAAAGGTTATTTTTTGAAAGACCGTTATATCGTGCTGGATGAGCACGACTTTGAAGAGGTAAAACCAGAAAAGACCAAAGTGATCGAGATTGAAAATTTTGTAGATATAACAGAGATCAATCCGGTTTATTACGAAACGTCTTATTATACCCAGCCAGAAAGTCAGGGTAAAAAAGCCTATGCTTTATTACTTAAGGCTTTAGAAAAATCTAAAAAAGCAGGCGTAGCACGTTTTGTGTTGAGGAACACAGAAAATTTATGTGTTATTCATCCGCTTAACGGAATCATCGTAATCACTAAAATTCGTTTTCAGGAAGAAATACGCGATCCCAAAGAACTGCAGTTGAAGGATACCGTTACCATCAACCCAAAAGAACTACAGGTTGGGCTTGCCCTGATCAAACAATATACTACTGAATTTGACATTAGTGCTTTTAAAAACGATTATTCTAAAGAACTGTTAAAGATCATAAAATCAAAAGCCCAGGGCAAAAGGGCAACTGTTAAAAAGATCAAAACTAAAAAAGCGGCAAGTGATGATTTGTATGACCAACTTATGGAGAGCTTAAGCAAAAGAGCTTAA
- a CDS encoding SRPBCC family protein produces the protein MENHIKHKWFFNHPPAVVWQYLTDSELLAQWLLPTDFKLEIGHKFVFGAKPIRRFSFDGRIYCQLIDFEPEKMLKYSWRGGAGEDVKLDSMVTWTLEPRDGGTELTLLHAGFKGLRNYLPYLVMGKGWLKIAKRLAKRMEEEYATS, from the coding sequence ATGGAAAATCACATCAAACACAAATGGTTCTTTAATCACCCGCCTGCGGTTGTTTGGCAATACCTGACCGATTCTGAACTGCTCGCACAATGGTTGTTGCCTACAGATTTTAAACTGGAGATTGGGCATAAATTTGTTTTCGGGGCTAAGCCGATCCGCCGTTTCAGTTTCGATGGCAGGATTTACTGCCAGCTCATTGATTTTGAGCCGGAGAAGATGTTAAAGTATTCCTGGCGGGGAGGTGCTGGAGAAGATGTCAAACTGGATTCGATGGTGACCTGGACGCTGGAGCCCAGGGATGGCGGTACTGAACTAACTTTGCTACATGCTGGTTTCAAAGGTCTGAGGAATTATTTGCCGTACCTGGTGATGGGCAAAGGCTGGCTGAAAATTGCTAAACGCCTGGCAAAAAGAATGGAGGAAGAATATGCAACATCCTAA
- a CDS encoding DUF6766 family protein: MKPGSKKHSYFYRNGLTIVFLTLFIATLAAQALTGWKKHNQDLKEDHAAEIGLTTYLQSGHFISATFENFESEFLQMALYVLLTVSLRQIGSAESKSLDKPEEVDREPKPSKDAPWAVRKGGWILKLYSNSLSICFAILFLASWATHLYGSWQNHNVEQLAKHLPKESVTAYLGQAEFWFETFQNWQSEFLSVASIVFLTIYLRQKGSPESKPVDAPDLETGK; the protein is encoded by the coding sequence ATGAAACCAGGATCAAAAAAACACAGCTATTTTTACAGAAACGGACTTACCATCGTATTCCTGACTCTGTTTATCGCAACCCTGGCCGCACAGGCACTTACCGGCTGGAAAAAACACAATCAGGATCTGAAGGAAGACCATGCGGCAGAAATCGGTTTGACAACTTATTTACAAAGCGGGCATTTCATTTCCGCCACCTTCGAAAACTTTGAAAGCGAATTCCTGCAAATGGCCTTATACGTTTTACTGACCGTATCATTGCGCCAGATTGGTTCAGCAGAATCGAAAAGCCTGGACAAGCCCGAAGAGGTAGACCGTGAACCAAAGCCATCAAAAGATGCACCCTGGGCAGTACGAAAAGGCGGATGGATCTTAAAGCTATACAGCAATTCGCTTTCCATTTGTTTCGCGATCCTTTTCCTGGCGAGCTGGGCCACGCACCTTTATGGAAGCTGGCAGAATCACAACGTCGAACAACTGGCAAAGCACCTTCCAAAAGAAAGCGTAACCGCCTACCTGGGACAGGCAGAGTTCTGGTTTGAAACCTTCCAAAACTGGCAAAGCGAGTTTCTTTCAGTCGCTTCTATTGTTTTCCTGACCATCTATCTGAGACAAAAAGGATCTCCCGAATCCAAACCCGTGGATGCCCCGGATCTGGAAACCGGGAAGTAG